A portion of the Oxynema aestuarii AP17 genome contains these proteins:
- a CDS encoding ribbon-helix-helix protein, CopG family — protein sequence MARDYMLRIRLNSQELEKLKAEAQRRELSMSEVVRDYIKRMPKPKKAPQNMTETMTETSSTQG from the coding sequence ATGGCTAGAGACTACATGCTGCGAATTCGGCTCAACAGCCAAGAATTGGAAAAATTGAAAGCGGAAGCACAGCGACGAGAACTGTCGATGTCGGAAGTGGTGCGCGATTACATCAAACGGATGCCCAAACCGAAGAAGGCGCCGCAAAACATGACCGAGACAATGACCGAAACGTCCTCAACTCAGGGGTGA